The genomic stretch TAGTCTTCTCCAAGATTTCTCTGCCACCATCAGGAGTTTCCAGATCATAGCGACTGCGTTGTCCACTCGCTTGAAGCGCCTGGCAGCGTTAGTCCTGAGACGGACAGGTGCGAAGGGGGACTCAACCACATTCGTGCTTCTCAAGTGGGGCCAATGCTCTTTGGGAAATGAATAGAACGTGACCATTCGACTCCAATCCCTTAAGAGCGTCTCCGTCGCCTTGGGATAACTTCTCTTGTAACGCGCGATGAAGTTATCCCGATACTTCTCGCACTGCCGACGAGTCCCGGCATACGCCATCTGTCGAAGGAATTCCCTGGCCTTTGGCTGCTCCTTCTTCGAAAACGCATTGAGCACATTGACTATCTTGTGATTCCAGCAACGTTGTTCCGTTCCCTCGGGGTGAAGTTCGCCCAGCGCAGCCCAGATCCCAAGATTCCCATCGGCAATGGTCAGCCGTCCAAGTTTGAGCCCCCTCGCTCGTAAATCCCTCAGAACTCCTGCCCACGACTCTTTGCTCTCCCTGTATCCGCTCTCGCAGGCAACAACCGCCTTTCTCCCGTCGCTCAACCCGACCACTATCACTAGAAGAGCCGCCCTGTCTTTCTCGAGACCGGCTTTCACGTACAACCCGTCAGCCCATTGGTACACCACCTCAAGACCAGAGAGGTCCGCGTCCTTCCACTCCTCGTACTCCACCTGCCACTTCGCCTTCAACCTCACGATCGACGAACGAGACAGCGGAGCGCCATCCCCAAGCAGCCCCCTCAGCGCAAGTTCAAAATCTCCCGAAGCAAGACCGTGAAGATAAAGATCCGGAAGCACATCCCCGAGCTCTTTTGACCTCCTCTTGAAAATCGGCAGTACCCGGCTCTCAAACGCCTCATCCGTTCCCCTGACACGTGGACGCCGGACAATAACCGTCCCATTCATCATGGCAAACTTCCTCGTCTTGCCATGCCCGTTACGATA from Candidatus Eisenbacteria bacterium encodes the following:
- a CDS encoding IS256 family transposase; translated protein: MGNGSRKPGHESRVSYENLEGWAREKVQGFIQDILEEEVTEFLGRGKSERVGKAVDGPVGYRNGHGKTRKFAMMNGTVIVRRPRVRGTDEAFESRVLPIFKRRSKELGDVLPDLYLHGLASGDFELALRGLLGDGAPLSRSSIVRLKAKWQVEYEEWKDADLSGLEVVYQWADGLYVKAGLEKDRAALLVIVVGLSDGRKAVVACESGYRESKESWAGVLRDLRARGLKLGRLTIADGNLGIWAALGELHPEGTEQRCWNHKIVNVLNAFSKKEQPKAREFLRQMAYAGTRRQCEKYRDNFIARYKRSYPKATETLLRDWSRMVTFYSFPKEHWPHLRSTNVVESPFAPVRLRTNAARRFKRVDNAVAMIWKLLMVAEKSWRRLKGTEFLSDVYEGKKYVDGLPEKETNAGLKEAA